The sequence TTCGGCCCTCTGATGTGCAGCTCTCCGGGTTTCCCAACTTCCACCTCCTTGCCATCGTCGTCGAGAAGCTTGCACTCGCAGTTGGGAAGCAGCCGACCAACAGATCCCGCGCTGTCGCCGGCGAGGCCCTCGGACCAGCTGATGCCGGTGCACGTCAGCTCCGTCATGCCGTAGCCTTGCGTGATGCGCAGGTTGAATTTCTGCTCGCAGGCCACCTGAAGTTCTCTTGACAGGGGCGCAGCTCCGCACGTAATGTGTCTTACGCTCGAGAGGTTGTAGCGGCTCGTCTCTGGCCGTTTGGTGAGCATGACGATGATTGGCGGCGCGACCTGCAGCTGGGTGATTTGGTACTTTTCAATGTTGGCCAGAAACTCCTCGTACTGGAACTTTGCCATGATGTACAGCGGCGTCAGTGTCTTGCCGGCCATCAAGCAGGCGTATAGCTGGCCGTAGGCATGGTACAGGGGCAGGAATCCGATCCAGCGGTTGCGCGGCAGGAGATCCCATTCGGGCTTTCGGTGGACGTGGCGCAGATGCACGGCCTGGGCGAGATTCGCAATGAGGCTCGAGTGGGGGACGCACACGCCCTTGGGCAGGCCTGTGGTTCCGGAGCTGAAGTTGATGGTGGCAATGGTGTTGCGAGCTTCTTGAGGGCTGAACTCGGGCCATTGCCAACGGAAGGCGTCTACATGAGTTGCTAGGAAGGACCTCCAGTCTGGAATGCCATCGCGAACGGGGACTTCCTCGTCTGAGAATTGGAAGATCCGGTTCTTGGGAAGGCCAACCTTGGTTGCAGCCTCGACAACGTTGGAGAGGACGCTAGGATGAGCGAGGACGGCTTTTGCTCCGGTGTTGGACAACTGATGAACCAACTCTAATGACAAGAGGTCAGCCCCATTTCACTTATACGATAGATATAGCAGtgctaaagaaaagaaaagaaaagggcttttcctcttttcccagCTTGAGAGACATACCCGGAACCGTAGAGATTGGGTTGGCACCGCTGAAGATGTGTCCCGAGCCTGCAATGCCCAGATACGCCACAGGCACGAAGATGTGGTTCGGCGTGCAGATCATGACGACGTCTCCTCGCTTCAAGCCCAGGCGCTGCAGGCCGAGGCCCAGCCGCCGCACCcattgcagcagctggtgCGGCGACAGATTTTTCTGAGGGTT comes from Trichoderma asperellum chromosome 3, complete sequence and encodes:
- a CDS encoding uncharacterized protein (EggNog:ENOG41) translates to MPFKSVYEHIDIPQSNVLTYIFGNGSLLSNEPIWIDAKNPQKNLSPHQLLQWVRRLGLGLQRLGLKRGDVVMICTPNHIFVPVAYLGIAGSGHIFSGANPISTVPELVHQLSNTGAKAVLAHPSVLSNVVEAATKVGLPKNRIFQFSDEEVPVRDGIPDWRSFLATHVDAFRWQWPEFSPQEARNTIATINFSSGTTGLPKGVCVPHSSLIANLAQAVHLRHVHRKPEWDLLPRNRWIGFLPLYHAYGQLYACLMAGKTLTPLYIMAKFQYEEFLANIEKYQITQLQVAPPIIVMLTKRPETSRYNLSSVRHITCGAAPLSRELQVACEQKFNLRITQGYGMTELTCTGISWSEGLAGDSAGSVGRLLPNCECKLLDDDGKEVEVGKPGELHIRGPNVCLGYWKNEAATRECLDKDGWFRTGDVAVCNKEGLFWIVDRKKELIKVNGLQVAPAELEAVLLENEHVADAAVVEIKFNEEEWPRAYVVIQPTSKGKVTPKDIQDWTAARVAKHKRLVGGVTFIDEVPKLASGKIIRKLMKQWSKRDAEEMLKNGTAPRARL